In uncultured Cohaesibacter sp., a genomic segment contains:
- a CDS encoding ATP-binding cassette domain-containing protein, producing the protein MSTPLDISQTAPNSDDAKPPILSIRGLTVGFDERLILDKLDLDVKRGEILGIVGASGTGKSVLLRSVLGLLHRQAGQFILFGHDTEKLTRAERLTIERRLGVLFQHGALFSSLSVLQNIQVPMREYYSLPQRLMDELAVSKLELVGLSPDAAHKFPSELSGGMIKRAALARALALDPQLLFLDEPTSGLDPISAEEFDDLISTLRDTLGLTVFMVTHDLDSLSQACDRIAVLAERRVLAIGSMQALQKNPHPWIKSYFTGKRAFRQWDKS; encoded by the coding sequence ATGAGCACGCCCCTTGACATCAGCCAGACAGCACCGAACAGCGATGACGCAAAGCCGCCCATCCTTTCCATCCGTGGTCTGACTGTCGGGTTTGACGAGCGTCTGATCCTCGACAAGCTCGACCTCGACGTCAAACGCGGCGAAATTCTCGGCATTGTCGGCGCTTCGGGCACGGGCAAGAGCGTGCTGTTACGCAGCGTGCTTGGCCTGCTCCATCGTCAGGCCGGGCAGTTCATCCTGTTTGGCCATGACACCGAAAAGCTGACACGGGCCGAGCGGCTGACCATCGAGCGGCGCCTTGGTGTCCTGTTCCAGCATGGCGCCCTGTTTTCATCGCTATCGGTGCTGCAGAATATTCAGGTGCCGATGCGGGAATACTATTCGCTGCCCCAGCGCCTGATGGACGAGCTGGCTGTCTCCAAGCTTGAACTCGTCGGCCTGTCACCGGACGCGGCCCACAAGTTCCCGTCCGAGCTGTCGGGGGGCATGATCAAACGCGCCGCGCTCGCCCGTGCGCTGGCGCTCGATCCGCAGTTGCTGTTTCTGGACGAACCGACCTCCGGTCTTGACCCGATCAGCGCAGAAGAGTTCGACGATCTGATTTCCACGCTCAGAGATACTTTGGGTCTCACCGTTTTTATGGTAACCCATGATCTGGATAGTCTCAGTCAGGCGTGCGACCGGATTGCCGTGCTTGCCGAGCGCCGGGTTCTGGCGATTGGATCCATGCAGGCATTGCAGAAGAATCCGCACCCCTGGATCAAGAGCTATTTCACGGGCAAACGCGCCTTCAGACAATGGGACAAGAGCTGA
- a CDS encoding ABC-type transport auxiliary lipoprotein family protein: MLSVSFALGLASCSVVGGGKELATYDLSAPTSFDNLSGRSKAQLLVSVPTALKSLDSEMIVVRPSASEITYFGDAQWSDSLPNVLQDKLIRTFENSGRIRSVVKPGDGVVVDYKLSTAIRTFELDDQGQPTARVALSVKIINDRSGRVIASRLFEASAPAGAATPAKGVAAMDRALGVVLKDILVWVLKTT; the protein is encoded by the coding sequence GTGCTAAGCGTAAGTTTTGCTCTGGGGCTTGCGTCCTGCTCTGTCGTTGGGGGCGGCAAGGAGCTGGCCACTTATGACCTGAGCGCACCCACGAGCTTTGACAATCTTTCCGGTCGCAGCAAAGCCCAATTGCTGGTCTCGGTGCCCACGGCACTCAAATCACTCGACAGCGAAATGATCGTGGTGCGCCCCAGCGCCTCGGAGATCACCTATTTCGGCGACGCTCAGTGGAGTGACAGCCTGCCCAACGTTTTGCAGGACAAGCTGATCCGGACCTTCGAAAATTCGGGTCGGATCCGGTCTGTGGTCAAACCTGGCGACGGCGTTGTCGTCGACTACAAGCTTTCCACCGCCATCCGCACCTTCGAGCTGGATGACCAGGGCCAGCCAACAGCCCGTGTTGCCCTGTCGGTCAAGATCATCAATGACCGCTCCGGCCGCGTCATCGCTTCGCGCCTGTTCGAGGCATCCGCCCCGGCTGGCGCAGCAACTCCCGCCAAGGGTGTTGCTGCCATGGACCGCGCCCTCGGCGTCGTGCTGAAGGATATTCTGGTCTGGGTACTGAAAACGACCTGA
- a CDS encoding MlaD family protein produces METKANYVAIGLFTLILVALGFGFIYWIAKYDETRPMTPLVVRFEGSVAGLNRGGAVMFNGIKVGEVQKLEYDPNNPRYVKADLMVDADIPLKKDSDVSLSFQGLTGVGTIEIKGGNPDLPDLFDQGGVPEMIARSSSFEDLMNGARQLMSRADKVLSKIEDVVDTNQEGINASIKNIENFTTALNNNSDNIETFLADASSAAKGLTSLSERLEGLSDRADTLLAAVDPESIKTSVTNVEKFSEKLAGTSDRFDEIVTNVTEASKGINDFSANLNQSLGKVDNLVASVDPEVISAAVSSLKGFADSLERSSDDIDDILANAKQASGDISTFSQSLASRTDDFNTIVTDAKELAARLNKASERIDGILGKVDGILSDEEGGKGVIEEVTLAARSIRSVADKFNSRADEISDGIARFSGRGLRDVEAMVSEARQTLKRVESAVDKIDKDPSSVIFGGNKVKTYNQRY; encoded by the coding sequence ATGGAAACCAAAGCCAATTATGTAGCCATAGGCCTGTTCACGCTGATTCTGGTGGCCCTCGGATTCGGCTTCATCTACTGGATCGCCAAATACGACGAAACCAGACCGATGACCCCGCTTGTCGTCCGGTTTGAAGGCTCTGTTGCAGGCCTTAACCGCGGCGGCGCAGTGATGTTCAATGGCATCAAGGTCGGCGAGGTCCAAAAGCTCGAATATGACCCGAACAATCCGCGCTATGTGAAAGCCGACCTGATGGTCGATGCCGACATCCCGCTCAAGAAGGACAGCGACGTCAGCCTTTCCTTTCAGGGCCTGACAGGCGTTGGCACAATCGAAATCAAGGGCGGCAACCCCGATCTGCCAGATCTGTTTGATCAGGGTGGTGTGCCCGAAATGATCGCTCGCAGTTCCTCCTTCGAGGACCTGATGAACGGCGCCCGCCAGCTCATGTCCCGTGCAGACAAGGTGCTCTCCAAGATAGAGGATGTGGTCGACACCAATCAGGAAGGCATCAATGCCTCGATCAAGAATATCGAGAACTTCACGACGGCGCTCAACAACAATTCCGACAATATCGAGACCTTCCTTGCGGATGCGTCGAGCGCTGCCAAGGGGCTGACCTCGCTGTCCGAACGCCTTGAAGGCCTCAGCGACCGGGCCGACACCCTGCTGGCGGCTGTTGATCCCGAGAGCATCAAGACCAGCGTCACCAATGTCGAGAAATTCAGCGAAAAGCTGGCTGGCACTTCGGATCGCTTTGACGAAATCGTCACCAATGTGACCGAGGCCTCGAAGGGCATCAACGACTTCTCCGCCAACCTCAACCAGTCGCTTGGTAAGGTGGACAATCTGGTCGCCAGCGTCGATCCGGAAGTGATCTCGGCCGCGGTTTCTTCGCTCAAGGGCTTTGCCGACTCGCTGGAGCGTTCCTCCGATGATATCGACGATATTCTCGCCAACGCCAAACAGGCCTCCGGCGACATCAGCACCTTCTCTCAGTCGCTGGCCTCGCGCACCGATGACTTCAACACGATCGTGACCGACGCCAAGGAACTCGCCGCCCGCCTCAACAAGGCATCCGAGCGGATCGACGGCATCCTGGGCAAGGTCGATGGCATCCTCTCGGATGAAGAGGGCGGAAAAGGCGTTATCGAGGAGGTGACCCTTGCAGCCCGCTCCATCCGCAGCGTGGCCGACAAGTTCAACAGCCGAGCTGACGAAATCTCGGACGGCATCGCCCGTTTCTCAGGACGAGGTCTGCGTGATGTCGAAGCCATGGTGAGCGAAGCCCGCCAGACGCTGAAGCGTGTGGAAAGCGCCGTCGACAAGATCGACAAGGACCCGTCCAGTGTCATCTTTGGTGGCAACAAGGTGAAGACCTACAATCAGCGCTATTAG